In Cotesia glomerata isolate CgM1 linkage group LG8, MPM_Cglom_v2.3, whole genome shotgun sequence, the sequence aattaaacagttatcaatttaaactctaaaaaaaattataacaatactgaaaaaaaaaattgttaacttATTAGAATGAAAACagagaaaacaaaatttattttaaaaaaaatttcgcttgaaatttttcaaattttttgaattttttctgcAACGAATTAATTCTAGAAAAAACTCAAccacttaaaatttatatatttttttctaaaaaatttatttaataaaatttccaaactaGACAATGACAGGGTTGGTTAAGAGGGAGGAGGATGCTCTACCACGCATGCGCGATGTTATTCGCGGTGTCCAGAGAGCTTGAGACTCGACGCGGATTCAGTCGCCCGCGACATTCAGTCCGCGTTAATACATCCACATATCCATAATACACTCCAAGTGTCTTCACTAAAAGTATAAGTCTTCTTCCATATCAATTTTAACACAAAAGTGCTACATAAATCCTCGTTTCAAAAATCAGTGCagtgaataatataaaattaaaaaattaccaattttataaattttccgtgcaattcaatttaaaaaaaaaaaatcgaaaattataacaatagaaaaaatcattaaaaaaaatttctaggaTGTAACCTAGACACTAAAAACTCATAAATGATAAGGTTAAACTCGCCATGAATAATTCTCGGCTATCACCAATAATATCACTCTTAATAGTCCTTCTCTCCTCCGTGATAATCGACACCCACGCCCGGTATCATCACTCCGAGGTCCTTCCCCGGCGTCACCGTCATCGGCACCACTCACCCTCTTCCTCCTCCCTTAATTCGGTCACTCACCGGCACAATGCGAATTCACAACATGAGGGAAAAAAATCTCCTCCTCTCTACGAGGACACTCTTGCCTACGAGGAGCTCTACGAGGACTCCGACTATCCAGAGGACTACGAGTCTTTAGAAGAAGATTACAACTACGAAGATTACGAAGTGAGACCGCGACGTCGCCGGTTCCGGGATCATTCGCGGTTCGCGAATTATCGTGGTTCAAGGTTGAATCGTAGGAGATTTTTTGTACGCGAGAGGAATTTCGAGCCGGATTATTACGACGaggattataattataatcataatcataaccATAATCATAATCGTAATCGTAATTTCAAAGTAGAGGAATTGGAGATTCCTAGAAGGCACAGAAAAGATTTTGTAAAGAGGAGGTCTTCTTTTGGCCCAAGAAAGGGTTACGCGGTGAGGAGACAGACTGGGAGGAAAATCCCGGATTATGACTCTGAAGAGGAGTTTGAATTTGATAGGGAGCACAAAAAGAAGCACAATCTGAcgggtaataataataatgttaattttgtCCATGAAAAGGATAAGGAGGTTGATAAGGAGGAGGATAATGAGGAAGAAGATATTTGGAAGGAAGCTGATGAGGCCGatgatgaagaagaagaagatgatgaagaggaaaaaagttttgatgataaagattttatgaaaatggaagataataactatttttacaaGGGTGCTAAGCGCGAGTATAGAAATATTGATGTAAATGGGAGCAGGGGGGTGGTGAGAAAGGAGGTGAGGAGTGTGAGTTCCAGTGAAGAGTTTAGAAAGGAAAAAGGATTCGAAAATTCGAGTTTCAGGGAAAAGCCGATGAAAATTCGAGTGCGCGATGAGGATTACGATAGGAGGAATTTACAATCAGATAATGGGGTAAGTGGATTTATTTCCTTTGGGATTATTGAGAGACGGCTCGGATTACCGAGAGGTCGCGGGTTTGATGGCCACAGACGATATCTTGAGGGTATTTGGATTTATATAGTTGTGGAGGCAAAGGTGGGACAGGGGTGAAGAGTTAGTTCTGGGTTGTAGTCAACAGGATGTGCTTCAGGTTGTAAATCTTGGAGGTGATTCACGGGAAATTCTGTTGGGATTGGAAATTTTTGGGATGGTTTTTGTGGTTTGGATCGTGGAGTTTTAGTTGGTGATTTGGGGCTTGAAGATGGTTTTATTGTGGTAATTTGGGGAAATTAATGGAACTAAAAGTGACAggcatttgaaaatttttaagacttttttttcaatagattAATCATGGTTACATGCATGTGTACTGTCAttcattgaaataaattaaaaaaaagtagttgaTAGTAGAAAACTAAACAAAGAATTTAActtgcaaaaattaaaaaaaaatttgatgccTTTGATcctcaaaattgtttttttttttttttgataatgattttctaatacatttattataaaaatgttttaattttctaataaaaattcatgacagaaaaaaaagtaaatcgaTCTTCATGAAGTTTTTTTATAGTTGAAATGGAGTATATATATCTTAAGCTTTACTATAATgacagaataaaaattaaagcaaTGAAaagaagtaatttataaaaaatctgataattcaaaattcatattgaactacacagaaaaaaaagtttacttgaatcaagtaaataattttaaagaacttaatcttcttgatttgagtagaaaaattcttaaaccaagaaatttttcttggcttaaataagttttacttggttcaagaatttttcactttattcaagttaattttttttctgtgtagtaataaatataaaataaatatgaaaataatgtAGTTGAATGTTTTGATatgaaaagtttataaaacttttatataaaagtttataactttgtgatattattattgcaaaaaaacggttatttatgaaaaaaatttgcattattggaagaaaattgaaattttttgaatttaaaaattaaaaaaaaatgaaaactatTAAACCTGTACTAGTTCTTATTGAAATATCTTTAGAACGCGGTGACatcaaatttttgtaaaagtgATCTGAAAGCTCGATAAATAATCTTCTATTTCCAcgtgtacttttttttagattaaaaactGCATATTTTTccaagtatttaataaaattttaatattgcatTCATTTTGACGATTCTGCaagtttttagtaattttgagaaattttttaccaattGGGCTTCCGAatgatctttttttaataaaaaaaattcgaaagaATTTTTATGTACCAAACATGTgatttaagatattttttaaaatttaacccGTTTATCTTTggattttttagttattttaataattgtctgTTGAAAGAGTAAAAAAGTTGATAGTAgaagtttttgattttttcaaacaataaattattccaaattaaaaaaataccaaaggGAGAAATCAATGAAAACATGTActaaattttgagaattttctAGAGAAAATTTGAATGATTGTTGTGAGAAAAAATGGATTATTATACAGAAAAGTAGTAAATTAtagagaaaatttaaataaaaaaacaatcaaagtGCATTACTAGTCGGACTATcagctaataaaaataatgtcgaagtggtttttaataaaaggaaaaattttctcagctCGTTAACATATCATAATGTTAAAGTAACGATAATGCTCGGTATAAAATCCATAAACGACAACTCTATTATCTATAAATGACTGTAGGCTCTTTAAcacgttaaaaaataaataaataattcataaataaaaaataaatttccaataTTTTTGACTATTTTACAAGCCGAaggaaataaaaatccaaCACCTTGAGCGTGATATGTTAGCAAATTGGATGTCCAAAAAGATATATGTCTGGTTTTGGGTGAAATGCACTCGTGACACGCGATCACGACATATTCAcggttataaaaatttataaatgcttTTTTAAAAGCTTCGGTAAAGATAACTCGCTCCTCCACTCAGTGCAACGTATCAATGTGTAGatgtataaatgtataaaatataatatataaacataataaaataactataaatataTCTAAAGTAAAACGCAAGAAGCAATAAGCGTTAgataaaacaaatttgttgattaagaaaaagaataaaaaataatatttaaattttaatctccCCTTATACTTACTTTCATCCAATTCTGGCTGATGGATGtcttatttcaattttatcgtCAAAGGATCCGACTCATTACGCGTCTGCTAAAAAATTTGCCCTCCCTCGCTCGCTTTAgctgttgttatttttattttgttgctgtTTTAGACGTTTTTTAAACCTCTTTTGGATAAAGACGTGCCGACAAGACAACAAGCCACACCAGATGTGTTCTTCAGACACTGTGACTCCGTGataacattttaaatttacttaaatattattattatatgttttgatattttaaatccCAGATTTACGGAATACGATATACTCTatactcaattttatattattaaccttttaatcttttattgagatatttataGCGCTCTTttgataattgtttttaagtttttataacTACGGCTCATGGTTATTtttaacatcaatttttatacattgattttttttttttttttaattggtaattgaagaaatctaaaaagctcattaaaaatgtaataattaaaaaaaaaaaatttttttaaagtcaattttccgatagaaaaaaattttatcaaaaatttgacattttttaaaaaagaaaaattttttttgtttatttttatcctcaCAATACGAAATAAAAATCACTAGATTTATGAATAcacattttattaatgatttttactaattatatattttttgttaccattgaaagctttaaaattaatttaaaaatttattattcagaatttttatgattcatTTTGCGgcttatttaattgaaaaaataataaaaaataataaaaaagatctctttttaatataaaattttataataattttgtaataaaaatttttttttcataaaagtaaattaagtTTTGAATGTTATACTTGTACatcgaaaaattaatcaattagtTACGCTGAAAcggatataaaaataaataccaaaataGTAAAACATATAACATTATAAGTTAGATTTGAAATTCGATTTGATgcaaatcaaatttaaaacgCATGACTCGGCAATCTCCCGAGGGATTTAGGACCTACTGTGTCGGCAATACtaatgttatattttttcacagaattaacttttactttttctccatttgtcaatttatttattttttttatttgtattaaacaTAATATCGgtcgtaaatttttatagagatCGAGATATTGTCACGTTTTGAATTTGACGGGAACTTTTATAATGAAAGGTAATAAATTTCATggtaaatttacttttagacatttttgacattaaaacgaaattttcattatttggCAAATTTAAACTACCATTTTATgcattgtcattattattaaaaaaataataaacatattatttatactttagaAACTTTCACATCTTCGATGACGGGTAATTACTTATTCTAatccgaaaaattaaaaatattgatttataaCATAATATATGCGTACATGCATAGAAGCCGAATGCtgatagataatttttatcaatttaaatattaacgttatttattttaacaattacatcattattaaatataaaatataaacagagatattgatatttggtaaacaaaaataatcaactttttatcATATTGAATTCTAcgaatttagtatttttgttataaattaatcagTTAGAAGACACTTATGAtcactattaattaaaatatttttaaccaaaaaaatatgtatgttTAATTGaggatttttaacttcccgctaagaaaattaaaaattttcaaaaatcaggaagttattggttttaccccgtttccCATACAGGACAATACGACGGGGCCAGATATGGGCCACGCTTGGCGCAATGCTGTCTATCTCTGGCCCATGCTTGTAAACCCGCTTTGGCCCAGCCTTGGTAGAAGTCTGGAGTGATAACAGGGTGCCAAGCTTGGTTGCCAAGACTGGCCCAAGCATGATAACCAAGACTGCCCCAAGATTGTTAACCAAGACTGGCCCAAGTTTTTAAGCCAAAGCAAGCCCAGGCTTATTCACCACTATAGAATTTACTAAAAGAAGTAgattacaaaatatatttagaatttaattgtttaatgtgaaaccaaattagtattaagaacccaatttcgaataaattgaattcactgaaataaaatagtaaaattctaCGAAacggttaaattattttgtataaaatgaatagttgttagttgaaattataaaaaaggaaatttttaattgtcattgatttattttaattttgatgtagAGCTAGCGCAAATTTAGACGACTTAACCCTTAATTTAGACCTAACTTtcgctaattatagaaataaagtgaaaattgcatttacgataaccgagattcgaactcGAGCggcgcgcttgccagaccgacCACTAACCCCTACGAcgtacgaccgataagttAACGCACATCTCACCATTCATATAAGCTAAATCTATGTCGTGACGGAGTGTgccggtttattatttatataatttatgttatttaatattgtgttttgatgaaaattatctattttttacaaatgtttattaatttaaaaaaaaagcaaaagtcAAGTTCTTACATTAACTTTAGACTTTTTAAatcgttctgtatatttttaatatcatattataatattttaatttttttttaagatcgtaccaattttgacgatatacaattgttttgtttaaataataaattttcaattttagcaaTTTTAGCAGGTTAGGTTACCCAATTCTGGCTCTAGTCTGCGTTGCCATTCAACGGCCAAGGCTAGGCATCCCAGTCTTGGCTAACGCTCGGGTAATCATTGAGTCGGCCAAAGCTAGGTTGCTCAGTCCTGGCCCAAGTCTGGATCACCATTGAATGGCCATGGTTGGGGGACCCAGTTCTAGTCCAAGCTCGGGTAATCATTGGGTTGACCAAGGCTTCCTGTATgagttttcgaaaatcgagttttcatcgaatctcgacgtttcgaggtcctaggaagcttccctgactattcccacgacggtgtctgtatgtctgtgtatatatatatatatatatatatatatatatatatatatatatatatatatatatatatatatatatatatatatattagggtgtgccaaaaaaagacgatatttttttttttcactcttagCCCAAAATATGATAGGATATgtctaaacaaaaattctgtcaaaaggccagctcttaatttcaattttaagagctCCTTCATCGAACTTTAAGTTTTCCCATATAAATAACATGGAAAGTACGGTTTTAAACAGTATTTTACCCTGCAAgctgtgaagaaaattttttttgataaaatgaatgattggacctttttaagcattaaatttctgagaaaaaatttctttgagtcataaatcaatcgtcattatttaagtttttacggatctttgaaatttgaattttttgaaaattttacgttttttgCATTTAACAGCCAAACTATtggagatagaaaaaaaattaaatggcaATTTTGTAGTTCGTTTGATGCTCTATAACAAAgttcttaacaattttttgtataatcaataacaaaaagCTACAGACCTacaaagttttgtttttattatttttcacttttcaATTGAACTATCGATGATATAGaacaaaaatttagtataattttttagtatatcaaatttgcaacaaaattttataggTGAGATTTTTCGTATTATTGATGGTTAAAAGTTACAGGCTcaacaaattctatttttatgatttttcatctatatcatgtagtatatcaataatatatataaaaaattaataagaaatataaagtacattcaattttttacaaatttatgctTGGTAAACTTTATATACTGTCTGCAGTTCCtagatcaaaaattgtttactaaAATCCAGTAAGAATCAGAAGAACTACAACAAGAATTTGTGAAATAGAACCCTCCTTCAAGTTGTTTACTATGActagattattataattatggtttatgatgaaatatacacgattagattaaataatgatgataataaatttataattactttgcaaataaaacagataaaaagtttttatagtTTTGATTATATATTTAGACTCTAAAGAAATATGTTTCCTTTTCAATATCAATTAATCGCAATTTAAcccagaaaaattattacacaaaaataaattctcaatattttatgtttatgtttctataaatattaatatttgcaTTGAACTATgtgttttctataaaaatgaaGTTGTTATTGCTGccaatattcaaatttaaattcaaattatcctAAGGAATTCGCATTCAACGCCCTCTAAGCATTTATTGTTTTACCgcttaattgataaattttcccCGGGAGAACGCCAATTAGTGAATTCTATTGTCTTTCGTTTTAATTAGTCTTCAATTGAGGTTGGTTTTTTAAGagttatttatgtaataacaataattatactttttggaaaaaaaaacaatgtctAGTAAAACTAATCAATGAAAATACATCAACTTAGTTGGCTTcgaatcgaaaaatttaaataatttaaaattaccgaTGAATCGTGACGTTTTATGTTTGTTTTTCTACAAACATAGAACAGAAAAACGAATTATCCGCGAAAGTGCTAAACTTGTTCTTTTTGAGGTTAGTAAGGTGTGGAATAAGTTTTCATTGCCTGCAAACAACTCACATAATacaatcgtaaaaattgaaaaattgtacaAAGATTGGCAAATAACTCAAGTGAAGATCTCACCTATACAATTTTGTTGCAAATttgatatactaaaaaatttatactaaattttttgttctatatcATCGAtagttcaattgaaaaaagtgaaaaataataaaaacaaaactttgtAGGTCTGTAgcttttttgttattgattatacaaaaaaattgttaagaacTTTGTTATAGAGCATCAAACGAGCTACAAAATtgccatttaatttttttttctatctccaATAGTTTGGCTGTTAAATGcaaaaaacgtaaaattttcaaaaaattcaaatttcaaagatccgtaaaaacttaaataatgacgattgatttatgactcaatgaaattttttctcagaaatttaatgcttaaaaaggtccaatcattcattttatcaaaaaaaattttcttcacagcTTGCAGGGTAAAATACTGTTTAAAACCGTACTTTCCATGttatttatatggcaaaacTTGAAGTTCGATGAAGGagctcttaaaattgaaattaagagctggccttttgacagaatttttgtttagacATATCCTATCATATTTTGGGctaagagtgaaaaaaaaaaatatcgtctttttttggcacaccctaatatatatatatatatatatatatatatatatgtgtgtgtgtgtgtgtgtgtgtgtgtgtgtgtgtgtgtgtgtgtgtgtgtgtgtgtgtgtgtgtgtgtgtgtgtgtgtgtgtgtgtgtgtgtgtgtgtgtgtgtgtgtgtgtaaacctctcgtaacttttgaacggcttgaccgatttcatcgcggttgatgTCATTTGAAaaggcttcgccaaacttagatttcctgtaagttggaaccgattcgaaccagtagatttcgataaattgcaaaaaaagtgacaaaaaaagttattttttttttttcatttttttttaaatatctccgaattggctgaaccgatcaacttcaaaaactaatcagctcttaaccttgaaatcctgcatcgatcgccacatagagcgtcagaatcggttgatgcgttcgtgagatatcgttgtcgaaaaaaatcgaaaaaagtgtttttttgtaataactccgaaatttttcatgagatcaatttttttgttcagaatcatttatagagctcaaaaaaccacatcgatcgccgcctaccgcgtaaaaatcggttaatttattaaaaagttacagcagtttgaaaactagaaaaatcgtgtttcatcgaattttgataagacttttgagctcgaagagctcaaaagcatagcaaagctatctctttgagctcgcgaagcttaaaataacacataaattgtatttttgagctcgaagagctcgaaaacgtcataagtgcaattttaagcgcctaggtatggaattagcgggaagttgcagggatggccttcagggtcaaccgttttaaCAAGGAAGCGTTGTCCCTTTTCTTAGAATTTAGATCATTTATattggaacaaattttaaaaacagttGTCCctgcaaataattaaaagaaacattaAGTTTCACATAACATACTACAGTCTGGAATTATTCAAGCCGTtagtttatataattaataaatactttaaGAAATCGTAGATTATTTATTAGCTATCaaattgtttatataaatGCTACACATTCCATAAATTTGTTGAGAATTTTCACTTtgcttttttatgaataatcaGTCAATATTAAATACGTAATAACTAATGTAGATTCTAAAAGTTAGAGAATCTAAAAATTGTGATTATTACATAATATTTCCATACTCCATCGTGTAATGGCttcattgtaaattataacaaCAAACATTACCATGAAAATaggttttatttgaaaaaatgggtttttaaagaatttgatagaaatttaactattacatggaaaaaaattgtagcaaaaaattaaacttgtaacatacaatgaaaaaaaattaacttgaattaagagaaaaattcttgaaccaagaatataattttaaagagatttattgtcttgaatcaagacaaaaaaattcttgaatccaGTAAAATTCACTgaaaccaataaaaaattcttagtttaaaaatttttctcctaaaatcaagaagattaagttctttaaaattatttacttgatttgagtaaatttttctttctgtgtcgTAATCCacactgaaagaaaaaatttcgtttGGAAAAAATGGGCCTTGTTATGACAAGACAttaatttggtaaaaattagaagagataaaaatttttctcacaatttttttgattcagaaaaaaaaaatttagatcgACAACTTGCTAATTTtcttccaaaattattttttcccaaatctagaaaacttttttcatcaaaaaaattactttgagaaaaattttaatttctttagctaagaaataaaattatttaaaatttcaacaaattaatttctttttacaacattgctcatttttttcaaaaaaaatttttttcttagcaaGACCAGACtttcaaaatctttattttgataattttagatttttaattttacgatgTGACACTGTAAAGCTTCAGATATTTGCTACTTTTTTAGGCATTGTCAAGATGTAACgtcgtaaatttttaaatgtaaaattatcaaagtAACCGTATTGAAAGTCTGTTCCTGGATTACCATgtgac encodes:
- the LOC123270288 gene encoding uncharacterized protein LOC123270288 yields the protein MNNSRLSPIISLLIVLLSSVIIDTHARYHHSEVLPRRHRHRHHSPSSSSLNSVTHRHNANSQHEGKKSPPLYEDTLAYEELYEDSDYPEDYESLEEDYNYEDYEVRPRRRRFRDHSRFANYRGSRLNRRRFFVRERNFEPDYYDEDYNYNHNHNHNHNRNRNFKVEELEIPRRHRKDFVKRRSSFGPRKGYAVRRQTGRKIPDYDSEEEFEFDREHKKKHNLTGNNNNVNFVHEKDKEVDKEEDNEEEDIWKEADEADDEEEEDDEEEKSFDDKDFMKMEDNNYFYKGAKREYRNIDVNGSRGVVRKEVRSVSSSEEFRKEKGFENSSFREKPMKIRVRDEDYDRRNLQSDNGEEPEEEEETSAPITISAPKSTTMMSTAAVSTTALASASRPVITGQTYERRDSRFSDPTSSSSSPTSHGTHKVPVKEIKSLPGNNNANKSGKSAEIREALQHAMKVSREGSCQWPRARVIPVRDVYPSPSTTYIPHCAILHRCSDDTGCCRSESLTCVPKQFHKVELYFYTTSIGGGSVVEKLSFYNHTECECREKTEYGMQNDNKVQESNEFKSHVSSGRQHQSLVPQNIRKPVTKKPCRCPSEFTPRMNFDGECVCDCFENDQNCFRARRGKGYFSYRDRLCIQNEECAVPSCEFGDYIKRQGRCPRKKEKFDEIANYPNHMNYHNRHRS